A stretch of the Ornithodoros turicata isolate Travis chromosome 4, ASM3712646v1, whole genome shotgun sequence genome encodes the following:
- the LOC135392284 gene encoding uncharacterized protein LOC135392284, with product MSTPGNWTIFRYVRDTYGDAALAAARRYLNLATKVIRFQCHLRFNQVCLNQHVVPPALRCKPLVDTAYGRRLAKSYERNCLRARTQENKEIIFKTRKQLHAAERNIQRFLDINDFSRIIIARKEAELLEHKRRSAAHQHKLSVLCPKHSGLDDSTTVINLSSKRLDDDHTSVLTKGMNYAIIPRSIPVSEIVSEVEDRLRQVKDKTAAIAARNKVIGILQKANLPPKNITKAEQNALKDLRNDDTIVLLPADKGKATVILNRDDYDSKMESILQDRSHFSELSGAPSYNVSKFLAELLAPLMYKNDRSVKNSAEFCELIRDIRIDDGDVMMSFDVISLFTNVPIDVALSVVRTKLRADVDLEDRTDLSVEDILELLKLCLGQTFFQFKNRFFKQTDGCPMGSPISTTIANLVMELVEDKALEDAGQFITFYRRYVDDTFVIIKKNFTNTFFDKLNSIHPNIQFTCKEEKEKKIAFLDVLVQRDPCGNLKTSVYRKPCDTENRLVAENDVPRVLDSPFLVSRCDAETVFSALGIKRWFELCNTAV from the exons atgtctactcccggcaattggactatattcagaTACGTTCGAGATACGTACGGAGACGCTGCCCTGGCCGCTGCTCGTCGATACCTTAACCTAGCGACCAAAGTGATCAGATTCCAGTGCCATCTTCgcttcaatcaagtgtgtctgAACCAGCATGTGGTCCCTCCTGCTCTCCGTTGCAAACCTCTGGTGGACACAGCATACGGACGACGCCTGGCCAAATCTTACGAAAGGAATTGCCTGAGGGCCCGCActcaagaaaacaaagaaatcaTCTTCAAGACGAGGAAACAACTTCACGCCGCTGAAAGGAACATTCAACGGTTTTTGGATATAAACGACTTCAGCAGGATCATCATCGCACGTAAGGAAGCGGAGCTACTTGAACACAAACGGCGATCAGCAGCACACCAGCACAAGCTTAGTGTGCTTTGCCCGAAACATTCCGGGCTGGACGACAGTACAACTGTGATCAACCTCTCTTCCAAACGACTGGACGACGACCACACCTCCGTGCTAACTAAAGGTATGAACTACGCCATCATTCCCCGAAGCATACCTGTTAGCGAGATTGTGTCGGAAGTAGAAGACAGACTCCGGCAAGTCAAAGATAAAACAGCAGCCATAGCGGCGAGGAACAAAGTAATCGGCATACTACAGAAGGCAAACCTTCCGCCTAAAAACATCACAAAAGCTGAACAGAATGCTCTAAAAGACCTTCGCAACGACGATACAATTGTTCTTTTGCCCGCCGATAAAGGCAAAGCGACTGTGATACTGAATCGTGACGATTACGACAGCAAGATGGAGTCCATCCTTCAAGACCGCTCCCATTTCAGCGAACTATCGG GTGCACCGTCCTATAACGTGTCTAAATTCCTGGCTGAACTGTTGGCACCTTTAATGTACAAGAACGACCGGTCGGTGAAGAACTCTGCGGAATTTTGTGAGCTCATCCGTGACATCCGCATAGACGATGGCGACGTCATGATGTCTTTTGATGTcatctccctgtttacaaacgtgCCCATTGACGTAGCTCTGTCCGTAGTTCGAACGAAGCTGAGAGCTGACGTTGACTTAGAAGACCGCACTGATCTTTCAGTTGAAGACATTTTAGAACTTTTAAAGTTATGCCTCGGACAAACCTTCTTCCAATTCAAGAACAGGTTCTTTAAACAAACCGACGGATGCCCCATGGGCAGCCCAATTTCAACGACCATTGCCAACTTAGTCATGGAGCTTGTTGAAGACAAGGCCTTAGAGGACGCAGGACAATTCATCACCTTTTACAGACGTTATGTTGACgacacatttgtgattattaaGAAGAATTTCACCAACACATTCTTTGACAAGCTGAACAGCATTCATCCTAACATCCAGTTCACGTGCAAggaggagaaagagaaaaagatcgCCTTTTTGGATGTCCTCGTGCAAAGAGACCCGTGCGGAAACTTGAAGACCTCGGTTTACAGAAAACCGTGCGACACAG
- the LOC135392283 gene encoding uncharacterized protein LOC135392283, with protein sequence MLENNQPRIAMFTDGSTTKSGSAAAYVVPQHSKEGIVRLSHRTYSTTAELIAIHLAVRYIATHARPAHWIVYSDSKAGLEAMLAFLGNSWTASTVKEILTEYKRCTDLGHDVIFQWIPGHIGIRGNETAEELAGIAHLASNKYVVIYTRSDIKLLLRSMRDDMCKRKWLQGDGGSSLLRRIDPELKFSIPPSTARSIATFLHRARLNVPYGRHFLHMVGKADSPDCPVCGMEENTDHIFMECRRRQSQRKTLRAALTRLDNRAFSIEKVLGTWDANQRDAAFKALVGFISSCSLDAQY encoded by the coding sequence ATGTTGGAGAACAACCAGCCAAGAATTGCTATGTTCACCGATGGCTCCACGACGAAATCCGGATCTGCAGCGGCATATGTGGTACCGCAGCACTCCAAGGAGGGCATAGTGCGGTTATCCCATAGGACCTATTCCACGACAGCGGAGCTGATAGCTATACACCTTGCCGTGAGATACATAGCCACGCACGCGCGACCTGCGCACTGGATTGTCTACAGCGACTCAAAAGCTGGACTGGAGGCCATGTTGGCTTTCTTGGGGAACAGTTGGACAGCTTCAACGGTGAAGGAGATCCTAACGGAATACAAGAGATGTACGGACCTGGGACATGACGTTATcttccaatggattccggggCACATTGGCATCCGCGGTAACGAAACTGCAGAGGAGCTAGCTGGAATTGCACACCTGGCTTCCAACAAATACGTCGTGATCTATACAAGGTCGGACATCAAACTTCTACTAAGGTCCATGAGAGACGACATGTGCAAACGCAAATGGCTACAAGGTGATGGTGGGTCATCTCTTCTCAGAAGAATAGACCCGGAACTAAAATTCAGCATCCCTCCCTCGACTGCCAGAAGTATCGCAACATTTCTACATCGTGCACGCCTGAACGTCCCGTATGGCCGGCATTTCCTGCATATGGTGGGCAAGGCGGATTCCCCGGATTGCCCAGTGTGTGGGATGGAAGAAAATACTGACCATATTTTTATGGAGTGCAGAAGACGTCAGTCCCAACGCAAGACTTTGCGGGCCGCACTAACTCGTCTGGACAACAGAGCTTTCTCCATAGAGAAGGTCTTGGGGACGTGGGACGCCAACCAGAGAGACGCCGCATTCAAGGCTCTCGTAGGCTTCATCTCAAGTTGTTCTCTTGATGCTCAGTACTAG